One genomic window of Tribolium castaneum strain GA2 chromosome 10, icTriCast1.1, whole genome shotgun sequence includes the following:
- the LOC657917 gene encoding forkhead box protein P1 isoform X2: MITGFIVLAACMVGMSVVCNFRKRTDRLIADQIDGHIGDVPFESAVGWSKNHFSAATSPWSTAIRHSRYCDDGTMDQDVDGDGAINLSTSQRPSAATTPNDSVHNEDAEQAASLEKVLKEQQQHQQLELERSWEQERDVKGNGSSSPNSDHRVQDHSSPPSTDSQKSLSATVPPATQSQTAGPHIMSSTSNLHHMQQLLQQHVLNPTQLQTLMKQHSLLQQQQHQQHQLAELGKKQIEQTMQQLQEQLQLNLIQQTHILQSTDKKKASGSLQQLALQQQQLIQQLQLMQRQYVVHQGMGMQPLMLAQGQGLNSREVLSPWKELNEQHLTNSKSELNDGSPGLLGVATNRPSRDEAPLEDKLERTTTPDRVHHLYGHGVCKWPGCEIICEDLQAFIKHLNTEHTLDDRSTAQARVQMQVVSQLELQLQKERDRLQAMMHHLHLSKQLSSPEPHKDGSVVTPTKMAVNTSLSQPSVSIGPMVSAVRSPVLHSPAANVAGPIRRRLNDKSALSLAGGLPYMLERAGLDVQQEIQRNREFYKNADVRPPFTYASLIRQSIIESPDKQLTLNEIYNWFQNTFCYFRRNAATWKNAIRTNLSLHKCFVRYEDDFGSFWMVDDAEFVKRRHLSRGRPRKYDPTPSPTPPHCAQGATSKSPTLNHSPTLYGDHLSANVQASLMDDNNLSFITGASSLPSRPRDSSESPVHDTHMRSPPMNGGLHIKQESMMNQEHHVTREQEQMHHIIKREIHSEYDEIEPEHPQRDTMAEDLTIASEHNDTSVLDA; encoded by the exons GATGATGGCACTATGGACCAAGACGTAGATGGAGATGGTGCGATTAACCTTTCCACATCGCAAAGACCATCGGCGGCAACCACTCCAAACGACAGCGTCCATAATGAAGACGCTGAACAG GCTGCCTCCTTAGAAAAAGTTCTCaaggaacaacaacaacatcagCAATTAGAACTGGAGCGGAGTTGGGAACAGGAAAGAGACGTTAAAGGTAATGGAAGCAGCAGTCCAAATTCTGATCATAGAGTGCAGGACCACTCTTCTCCACCTTCAACGGACTCGCAGAAAAGTCTTAGTGCCACCGTACCACCTGCCACCCAG TCGCAGACTGCAGGCCCACATATAATGTCGTCAACTTCCAACCTTCATCATATGCAACAGTTACTTCAACAACACGTACTAAATCCCACTCAGTTACAAACTCTAATGAAACAACACTCATTATTACAACAGCAACAACATCAG CAACATCAATTAGCGGAATTAGGGAAGAAACAAATTGAACAAACAATGCAGCAGTTGCAAGAGCAACTCCAACTGAATCTCATTCAACAAACACATATCCTTCAAAGCACGGATAAAAAGAAAGCTTCAGGCTCGTTGCAACAACTCGCTCTCCAACAACAGCAACTTATCCAGCAACTTCAACTCATGCAAAGACAATACGTTGTGCACCAAGGCATGGGTATGCAACCTCTCATGCTTGCTCAGGGACAAG GTCTTAATTCGCGAGAAGTCCTGAGTCCTTGGAAGGAGCTCAACGAACAGCACCTCACTAACTCAAAGTCGGAGCTAAACG ACGGTTCACCAGGATTGCTGGGAGTGGCAACAAACCGGCCCAGCAGAGACGAAGCTCCTTTAGAAGATAAATTAGAAAGGACTACAACGCCGGACCGCGTCCATCACTTGTACGGCCACGGCGTCTGCAAATGGCCAGGCTGCGAAATTATTTGCGAAGACCTCCAAGCATTTATAAA GCATTTAAATACGGAACACACGTTAGACGACCGATCGACCGCTCAAGCTCGTGTTCAAATGCAAGTAGTTTCGCAGCTGGAACTCCAGCTGCAGAAAGAGCGCGACCGTTTGCAGGCCATGATGCACCATCTCCACTTGTCGAAACAGCTAAGCTCTCCTGAACCCCACAAAGATGGTTCAGTTGTAACACCCACAAAAATGGCCGTAAACACGTCGCTGTCCCAACCGTCAGTATCAATAGGGCCCATGGTGTCCGCAGTCCGGTCCCCGGTGCTGCACTCTCCTGCTGCCAATGTCGCCGGCCCAATACGGAGGCGGCTAAATGATAAATCAGCACTTTCGCTAGCAGGAG GTCTTCCCTACATGCTCGAGAGGGCAGGCCTTGATGTCCAACAAG AAATACAAAGGAACAgggaattttacaaaaacgcGGATGTGCGACCTCCGTTTACTTATGCTTCGTTAATACGCCAG TCAATTATAGAATCCCCGGATAAACAATTGACTCTAAATGAAATTTACAACTGGTTCCAGAACACTTTCTGTTACTTTAGAAGAAATGCAGCGACTTGGAAG AACGCGATACGCACCAATCTCTCACTCCACAAGTGTTTTGTGCGCTACGAAGACGACTTTGGGTCATTCTGGATGGTGGATGATGCTGAATTCGTGAAGCGCCGCCACCTGTCGCGTGGTCGGCCGCGGAAATATGACCCAACCCCATCACCCACTCCACCCCACTGCGCACA GGGCGCCACGTCGAAAAGCCCGACATTAAATCACAGTCCGACCCTGTACGGTGACCATCTGTCGGCGAACGTGCAG GCTTCGTTAATGGACGATAACAATTTGTCGTTTATAACGGGGGCTTCGTCGTTGCCTAGCAGGCCCAGAGACAGCTCCGAATCCCCGGTGCACGACACGCACATGAG GTCTCCTCCAATGAACGGAGGTCTGCACATCAAGCAGGAGAGCATGATGAATCAGGAGCACCACGTAACGCGAGAGCAGGAGCAGATGCACCACATAATCAAGCGCGAGATTCACTCGGAATACGACGAGATAGAGCCGGAGCACCCGCAGAGGGACACCATGGCCGAAGATCTCACAATTGCTTCCGAACACAACGACACAAGCGTACTGGACGCGTAG
- the LOC657917 gene encoding forkhead box protein P1 isoform X7, whose amino-acid sequence MLEPRWRPVQGHIGDVPFESAVGWSKNHFSAATSPWSTAIRHSRYCDDGTMDQDVDGDGAINLSTSQRPSAATTPNDSVHNEDAEQAASLEKVLKEQQQHQQLELERSWEQERDVKGNGSSSPNSDHRVQDHSSPPSTDSQKSLSATVPPATQSQTAGPHIMSSTSNLHHMQQLLQQHVLNPTQLQTLMKQHSLLQQQQHQQHQLAELGKKQIEQTMQQLQEQLQLNLIQQTHILQSTDKKKASGSLQQLALQQQQLIQQLQLMQRQYVVHQGMGMQPLMLAQGQGLNSREVLSPWKELNEQHLTNSKSELNDGSPGLLGVATNRPSRDEAPLEDKLERTTTPDRVHHLYGHGVCKWPGCEIICEDLQAFIKHLNTEHTLDDRSTAQARVQMQVVSQLELQLQKERDRLQAMMHHLHLSKQLSSPEPHKDGSVVTPTKMAVNTSLSQPSVSIGPMVSAVRSPVLHSPAANVAGPIRRRLNDKSALSLAGGLPYMLERAGLDVQQEIQRNREFYKNADVRPPFTYASLIRQSIIESPDKQLTLNEIYNWFQNTFCYFRRNAATWKNAIRTNLSLHKCFVRYEDDFGSFWMVDDAEFVKRRHLSRGRPRKYDPTPSPTPPHCAQGATSKSPTLNHSPTLYGDHLSANVQFMQASLMDDNNLSFITGASSLPSRPRDSSESPVHDTHMRSPPMNGGLHIKQESMMNQEHHVTREQEQMHHIIKREIHSEYDEIEPEHPQRDTMAEDLTIASEHNDTSVLDA is encoded by the exons GATGATGGCACTATGGACCAAGACGTAGATGGAGATGGTGCGATTAACCTTTCCACATCGCAAAGACCATCGGCGGCAACCACTCCAAACGACAGCGTCCATAATGAAGACGCTGAACAG GCTGCCTCCTTAGAAAAAGTTCTCaaggaacaacaacaacatcagCAATTAGAACTGGAGCGGAGTTGGGAACAGGAAAGAGACGTTAAAGGTAATGGAAGCAGCAGTCCAAATTCTGATCATAGAGTGCAGGACCACTCTTCTCCACCTTCAACGGACTCGCAGAAAAGTCTTAGTGCCACCGTACCACCTGCCACCCAG TCGCAGACTGCAGGCCCACATATAATGTCGTCAACTTCCAACCTTCATCATATGCAACAGTTACTTCAACAACACGTACTAAATCCCACTCAGTTACAAACTCTAATGAAACAACACTCATTATTACAACAGCAACAACATCAG CAACATCAATTAGCGGAATTAGGGAAGAAACAAATTGAACAAACAATGCAGCAGTTGCAAGAGCAACTCCAACTGAATCTCATTCAACAAACACATATCCTTCAAAGCACGGATAAAAAGAAAGCTTCAGGCTCGTTGCAACAACTCGCTCTCCAACAACAGCAACTTATCCAGCAACTTCAACTCATGCAAAGACAATACGTTGTGCACCAAGGCATGGGTATGCAACCTCTCATGCTTGCTCAGGGACAAG GTCTTAATTCGCGAGAAGTCCTGAGTCCTTGGAAGGAGCTCAACGAACAGCACCTCACTAACTCAAAGTCGGAGCTAAACG ACGGTTCACCAGGATTGCTGGGAGTGGCAACAAACCGGCCCAGCAGAGACGAAGCTCCTTTAGAAGATAAATTAGAAAGGACTACAACGCCGGACCGCGTCCATCACTTGTACGGCCACGGCGTCTGCAAATGGCCAGGCTGCGAAATTATTTGCGAAGACCTCCAAGCATTTATAAA GCATTTAAATACGGAACACACGTTAGACGACCGATCGACCGCTCAAGCTCGTGTTCAAATGCAAGTAGTTTCGCAGCTGGAACTCCAGCTGCAGAAAGAGCGCGACCGTTTGCAGGCCATGATGCACCATCTCCACTTGTCGAAACAGCTAAGCTCTCCTGAACCCCACAAAGATGGTTCAGTTGTAACACCCACAAAAATGGCCGTAAACACGTCGCTGTCCCAACCGTCAGTATCAATAGGGCCCATGGTGTCCGCAGTCCGGTCCCCGGTGCTGCACTCTCCTGCTGCCAATGTCGCCGGCCCAATACGGAGGCGGCTAAATGATAAATCAGCACTTTCGCTAGCAGGAG GTCTTCCCTACATGCTCGAGAGGGCAGGCCTTGATGTCCAACAAG AAATACAAAGGAACAgggaattttacaaaaacgcGGATGTGCGACCTCCGTTTACTTATGCTTCGTTAATACGCCAG TCAATTATAGAATCCCCGGATAAACAATTGACTCTAAATGAAATTTACAACTGGTTCCAGAACACTTTCTGTTACTTTAGAAGAAATGCAGCGACTTGGAAG AACGCGATACGCACCAATCTCTCACTCCACAAGTGTTTTGTGCGCTACGAAGACGACTTTGGGTCATTCTGGATGGTGGATGATGCTGAATTCGTGAAGCGCCGCCACCTGTCGCGTGGTCGGCCGCGGAAATATGACCCAACCCCATCACCCACTCCACCCCACTGCGCACA GGGCGCCACGTCGAAAAGCCCGACATTAAATCACAGTCCGACCCTGTACGGTGACCATCTGTCGGCGAACGTGCAG TTTATGCAGGCTTCGTTAATGGACGATAACAATTTGTCGTTTATAACGGGGGCTTCGTCGTTGCCTAGCAGGCCCAGAGACAGCTCCGAATCCCCGGTGCACGACACGCACATGAG GTCTCCTCCAATGAACGGAGGTCTGCACATCAAGCAGGAGAGCATGATGAATCAGGAGCACCACGTAACGCGAGAGCAGGAGCAGATGCACCACATAATCAAGCGCGAGATTCACTCGGAATACGACGAGATAGAGCCGGAGCACCCGCAGAGGGACACCATGGCCGAAGATCTCACAATTGCTTCCGAACACAACGACACAAGCGTACTGGACGCGTAG
- the LOC657917 gene encoding forkhead box protein P1 isoform X1 gives MITGFIVLAACMVGMSVVCNFRKRTDRLIADQIDGHIGDVPFESAVGWSKNHFSAATSPWSTAIRHSRYCDDGTMDQDVDGDGAINLSTSQRPSAATTPNDSVHNEDAEQAASLEKVLKEQQQHQQLELERSWEQERDVKGNGSSSPNSDHRVQDHSSPPSTDSQKSLSATVPPATQSQTAGPHIMSSTSNLHHMQQLLQQHVLNPTQLQTLMKQHSLLQQQQHQQHQLAELGKKQIEQTMQQLQEQLQLNLIQQTHILQSTDKKKASGSLQQLALQQQQLIQQLQLMQRQYVVHQGMGMQPLMLAQGQGLNSREVLSPWKELNEQHLTNSKSELNDGSPGLLGVATNRPSRDEAPLEDKLERTTTPDRVHHLYGHGVCKWPGCEIICEDLQAFIKHLNTEHTLDDRSTAQARVQMQVVSQLELQLQKERDRLQAMMHHLHLSKQLSSPEPHKDGSVVTPTKMAVNTSLSQPSVSIGPMVSAVRSPVLHSPAANVAGPIRRRLNDKSALSLAGGLPYMLERAGLDVQQEIQRNREFYKNADVRPPFTYASLIRQSIIESPDKQLTLNEIYNWFQNTFCYFRRNAATWKNAIRTNLSLHKCFVRYEDDFGSFWMVDDAEFVKRRHLSRGRPRKYDPTPSPTPPHCAQGATSKSPTLNHSPTLYGDHLSANVQFMQASLMDDNNLSFITGASSLPSRPRDSSESPVHDTHMRSPPMNGGLHIKQESMMNQEHHVTREQEQMHHIIKREIHSEYDEIEPEHPQRDTMAEDLTIASEHNDTSVLDA, from the exons GATGATGGCACTATGGACCAAGACGTAGATGGAGATGGTGCGATTAACCTTTCCACATCGCAAAGACCATCGGCGGCAACCACTCCAAACGACAGCGTCCATAATGAAGACGCTGAACAG GCTGCCTCCTTAGAAAAAGTTCTCaaggaacaacaacaacatcagCAATTAGAACTGGAGCGGAGTTGGGAACAGGAAAGAGACGTTAAAGGTAATGGAAGCAGCAGTCCAAATTCTGATCATAGAGTGCAGGACCACTCTTCTCCACCTTCAACGGACTCGCAGAAAAGTCTTAGTGCCACCGTACCACCTGCCACCCAG TCGCAGACTGCAGGCCCACATATAATGTCGTCAACTTCCAACCTTCATCATATGCAACAGTTACTTCAACAACACGTACTAAATCCCACTCAGTTACAAACTCTAATGAAACAACACTCATTATTACAACAGCAACAACATCAG CAACATCAATTAGCGGAATTAGGGAAGAAACAAATTGAACAAACAATGCAGCAGTTGCAAGAGCAACTCCAACTGAATCTCATTCAACAAACACATATCCTTCAAAGCACGGATAAAAAGAAAGCTTCAGGCTCGTTGCAACAACTCGCTCTCCAACAACAGCAACTTATCCAGCAACTTCAACTCATGCAAAGACAATACGTTGTGCACCAAGGCATGGGTATGCAACCTCTCATGCTTGCTCAGGGACAAG GTCTTAATTCGCGAGAAGTCCTGAGTCCTTGGAAGGAGCTCAACGAACAGCACCTCACTAACTCAAAGTCGGAGCTAAACG ACGGTTCACCAGGATTGCTGGGAGTGGCAACAAACCGGCCCAGCAGAGACGAAGCTCCTTTAGAAGATAAATTAGAAAGGACTACAACGCCGGACCGCGTCCATCACTTGTACGGCCACGGCGTCTGCAAATGGCCAGGCTGCGAAATTATTTGCGAAGACCTCCAAGCATTTATAAA GCATTTAAATACGGAACACACGTTAGACGACCGATCGACCGCTCAAGCTCGTGTTCAAATGCAAGTAGTTTCGCAGCTGGAACTCCAGCTGCAGAAAGAGCGCGACCGTTTGCAGGCCATGATGCACCATCTCCACTTGTCGAAACAGCTAAGCTCTCCTGAACCCCACAAAGATGGTTCAGTTGTAACACCCACAAAAATGGCCGTAAACACGTCGCTGTCCCAACCGTCAGTATCAATAGGGCCCATGGTGTCCGCAGTCCGGTCCCCGGTGCTGCACTCTCCTGCTGCCAATGTCGCCGGCCCAATACGGAGGCGGCTAAATGATAAATCAGCACTTTCGCTAGCAGGAG GTCTTCCCTACATGCTCGAGAGGGCAGGCCTTGATGTCCAACAAG AAATACAAAGGAACAgggaattttacaaaaacgcGGATGTGCGACCTCCGTTTACTTATGCTTCGTTAATACGCCAG TCAATTATAGAATCCCCGGATAAACAATTGACTCTAAATGAAATTTACAACTGGTTCCAGAACACTTTCTGTTACTTTAGAAGAAATGCAGCGACTTGGAAG AACGCGATACGCACCAATCTCTCACTCCACAAGTGTTTTGTGCGCTACGAAGACGACTTTGGGTCATTCTGGATGGTGGATGATGCTGAATTCGTGAAGCGCCGCCACCTGTCGCGTGGTCGGCCGCGGAAATATGACCCAACCCCATCACCCACTCCACCCCACTGCGCACA GGGCGCCACGTCGAAAAGCCCGACATTAAATCACAGTCCGACCCTGTACGGTGACCATCTGTCGGCGAACGTGCAG TTTATGCAGGCTTCGTTAATGGACGATAACAATTTGTCGTTTATAACGGGGGCTTCGTCGTTGCCTAGCAGGCCCAGAGACAGCTCCGAATCCCCGGTGCACGACACGCACATGAG GTCTCCTCCAATGAACGGAGGTCTGCACATCAAGCAGGAGAGCATGATGAATCAGGAGCACCACGTAACGCGAGAGCAGGAGCAGATGCACCACATAATCAAGCGCGAGATTCACTCGGAATACGACGAGATAGAGCCGGAGCACCCGCAGAGGGACACCATGGCCGAAGATCTCACAATTGCTTCCGAACACAACGACACAAGCGTACTGGACGCGTAG
- the LOC657917 gene encoding forkhead box protein P1 isoform X3, whose product MITGFIVLAACMVGMSVVCNFRKRTDRLIADQIDGHIGDVPFESAVGWSKNHFSAATSPWSTAIRHSRYCDDGTMDQDVDGDGAINLSTSQRPSAATTPNDSVHNEDAEQAASLEKVLKEQQQHQQLELERSWEQERDVKGNGSSSPNSDHRVQDHSSPPSTDSQKSLSATVPPATQSQTAGPHIMSSTSNLHHMQQLLQQHVLNPTQLQTLMKQHSLLQQQQHQQHQLAELGKKQIEQTMQQLQEQLQLNLIQQTHILQSTDKKKASGSLQQLALQQQQLIQQLQLMQRQYVVHQGMGMQPLMLAQGQGLNSREVLSPWKELNEQHLTNSKSELNGLLGVATNRPSRDEAPLEDKLERTTTPDRVHHLYGHGVCKWPGCEIICEDLQAFIKHLNTEHTLDDRSTAQARVQMQVVSQLELQLQKERDRLQAMMHHLHLSKQLSSPEPHKDGSVVTPTKMAVNTSLSQPSVSIGPMVSAVRSPVLHSPAANVAGPIRRRLNDKSALSLAGGLPYMLERAGLDVQQEIQRNREFYKNADVRPPFTYASLIRQSIIESPDKQLTLNEIYNWFQNTFCYFRRNAATWKNAIRTNLSLHKCFVRYEDDFGSFWMVDDAEFVKRRHLSRGRPRKYDPTPSPTPPHCAQGATSKSPTLNHSPTLYGDHLSANVQFMQASLMDDNNLSFITGASSLPSRPRDSSESPVHDTHMRSPPMNGGLHIKQESMMNQEHHVTREQEQMHHIIKREIHSEYDEIEPEHPQRDTMAEDLTIASEHNDTSVLDA is encoded by the exons GATGATGGCACTATGGACCAAGACGTAGATGGAGATGGTGCGATTAACCTTTCCACATCGCAAAGACCATCGGCGGCAACCACTCCAAACGACAGCGTCCATAATGAAGACGCTGAACAG GCTGCCTCCTTAGAAAAAGTTCTCaaggaacaacaacaacatcagCAATTAGAACTGGAGCGGAGTTGGGAACAGGAAAGAGACGTTAAAGGTAATGGAAGCAGCAGTCCAAATTCTGATCATAGAGTGCAGGACCACTCTTCTCCACCTTCAACGGACTCGCAGAAAAGTCTTAGTGCCACCGTACCACCTGCCACCCAG TCGCAGACTGCAGGCCCACATATAATGTCGTCAACTTCCAACCTTCATCATATGCAACAGTTACTTCAACAACACGTACTAAATCCCACTCAGTTACAAACTCTAATGAAACAACACTCATTATTACAACAGCAACAACATCAG CAACATCAATTAGCGGAATTAGGGAAGAAACAAATTGAACAAACAATGCAGCAGTTGCAAGAGCAACTCCAACTGAATCTCATTCAACAAACACATATCCTTCAAAGCACGGATAAAAAGAAAGCTTCAGGCTCGTTGCAACAACTCGCTCTCCAACAACAGCAACTTATCCAGCAACTTCAACTCATGCAAAGACAATACGTTGTGCACCAAGGCATGGGTATGCAACCTCTCATGCTTGCTCAGGGACAAG GTCTTAATTCGCGAGAAGTCCTGAGTCCTTGGAAGGAGCTCAACGAACAGCACCTCACTAACTCAAAGTCGGAGCTAAACG GATTGCTGGGAGTGGCAACAAACCGGCCCAGCAGAGACGAAGCTCCTTTAGAAGATAAATTAGAAAGGACTACAACGCCGGACCGCGTCCATCACTTGTACGGCCACGGCGTCTGCAAATGGCCAGGCTGCGAAATTATTTGCGAAGACCTCCAAGCATTTATAAA GCATTTAAATACGGAACACACGTTAGACGACCGATCGACCGCTCAAGCTCGTGTTCAAATGCAAGTAGTTTCGCAGCTGGAACTCCAGCTGCAGAAAGAGCGCGACCGTTTGCAGGCCATGATGCACCATCTCCACTTGTCGAAACAGCTAAGCTCTCCTGAACCCCACAAAGATGGTTCAGTTGTAACACCCACAAAAATGGCCGTAAACACGTCGCTGTCCCAACCGTCAGTATCAATAGGGCCCATGGTGTCCGCAGTCCGGTCCCCGGTGCTGCACTCTCCTGCTGCCAATGTCGCCGGCCCAATACGGAGGCGGCTAAATGATAAATCAGCACTTTCGCTAGCAGGAG GTCTTCCCTACATGCTCGAGAGGGCAGGCCTTGATGTCCAACAAG AAATACAAAGGAACAgggaattttacaaaaacgcGGATGTGCGACCTCCGTTTACTTATGCTTCGTTAATACGCCAG TCAATTATAGAATCCCCGGATAAACAATTGACTCTAAATGAAATTTACAACTGGTTCCAGAACACTTTCTGTTACTTTAGAAGAAATGCAGCGACTTGGAAG AACGCGATACGCACCAATCTCTCACTCCACAAGTGTTTTGTGCGCTACGAAGACGACTTTGGGTCATTCTGGATGGTGGATGATGCTGAATTCGTGAAGCGCCGCCACCTGTCGCGTGGTCGGCCGCGGAAATATGACCCAACCCCATCACCCACTCCACCCCACTGCGCACA GGGCGCCACGTCGAAAAGCCCGACATTAAATCACAGTCCGACCCTGTACGGTGACCATCTGTCGGCGAACGTGCAG TTTATGCAGGCTTCGTTAATGGACGATAACAATTTGTCGTTTATAACGGGGGCTTCGTCGTTGCCTAGCAGGCCCAGAGACAGCTCCGAATCCCCGGTGCACGACACGCACATGAG GTCTCCTCCAATGAACGGAGGTCTGCACATCAAGCAGGAGAGCATGATGAATCAGGAGCACCACGTAACGCGAGAGCAGGAGCAGATGCACCACATAATCAAGCGCGAGATTCACTCGGAATACGACGAGATAGAGCCGGAGCACCCGCAGAGGGACACCATGGCCGAAGATCTCACAATTGCTTCCGAACACAACGACACAAGCGTACTGGACGCGTAG
- the LOC657917 gene encoding forkhead box protein P1 isoform X8, whose protein sequence is MPEYGHIGDVPFESAVGWSKNHFSAATSPWSTAIRHSRYCDDGTMDQDVDGDGAINLSTSQRPSAATTPNDSVHNEDAEQAASLEKVLKEQQQHQQLELERSWEQERDVKGNGSSSPNSDHRVQDHSSPPSTDSQKSLSATVPPATQSQTAGPHIMSSTSNLHHMQQLLQQHVLNPTQLQTLMKQHSLLQQQQHQQHQLAELGKKQIEQTMQQLQEQLQLNLIQQTHILQSTDKKKASGSLQQLALQQQQLIQQLQLMQRQYVVHQGMGMQPLMLAQGQGLNSREVLSPWKELNEQHLTNSKSELNDGSPGLLGVATNRPSRDEAPLEDKLERTTTPDRVHHLYGHGVCKWPGCEIICEDLQAFIKHLNTEHTLDDRSTAQARVQMQVVSQLELQLQKERDRLQAMMHHLHLSKQLSSPEPHKDGSVVTPTKMAVNTSLSQPSVSIGPMVSAVRSPVLHSPAANVAGPIRRRLNDKSALSLAGGLPYMLERAGLDVQQEIQRNREFYKNADVRPPFTYASLIRQSIIESPDKQLTLNEIYNWFQNTFCYFRRNAATWKNAIRTNLSLHKCFVRYEDDFGSFWMVDDAEFVKRRHLSRGRPRKYDPTPSPTPPHCAQGATSKSPTLNHSPTLYGDHLSANVQFMQASLMDDNNLSFITGASSLPSRPRDSSESPVHDTHMRSPPMNGGLHIKQESMMNQEHHVTREQEQMHHIIKREIHSEYDEIEPEHPQRDTMAEDLTIASEHNDTSVLDA, encoded by the exons GATGATGGCACTATGGACCAAGACGTAGATGGAGATGGTGCGATTAACCTTTCCACATCGCAAAGACCATCGGCGGCAACCACTCCAAACGACAGCGTCCATAATGAAGACGCTGAACAG GCTGCCTCCTTAGAAAAAGTTCTCaaggaacaacaacaacatcagCAATTAGAACTGGAGCGGAGTTGGGAACAGGAAAGAGACGTTAAAGGTAATGGAAGCAGCAGTCCAAATTCTGATCATAGAGTGCAGGACCACTCTTCTCCACCTTCAACGGACTCGCAGAAAAGTCTTAGTGCCACCGTACCACCTGCCACCCAG TCGCAGACTGCAGGCCCACATATAATGTCGTCAACTTCCAACCTTCATCATATGCAACAGTTACTTCAACAACACGTACTAAATCCCACTCAGTTACAAACTCTAATGAAACAACACTCATTATTACAACAGCAACAACATCAG CAACATCAATTAGCGGAATTAGGGAAGAAACAAATTGAACAAACAATGCAGCAGTTGCAAGAGCAACTCCAACTGAATCTCATTCAACAAACACATATCCTTCAAAGCACGGATAAAAAGAAAGCTTCAGGCTCGTTGCAACAACTCGCTCTCCAACAACAGCAACTTATCCAGCAACTTCAACTCATGCAAAGACAATACGTTGTGCACCAAGGCATGGGTATGCAACCTCTCATGCTTGCTCAGGGACAAG GTCTTAATTCGCGAGAAGTCCTGAGTCCTTGGAAGGAGCTCAACGAACAGCACCTCACTAACTCAAAGTCGGAGCTAAACG ACGGTTCACCAGGATTGCTGGGAGTGGCAACAAACCGGCCCAGCAGAGACGAAGCTCCTTTAGAAGATAAATTAGAAAGGACTACAACGCCGGACCGCGTCCATCACTTGTACGGCCACGGCGTCTGCAAATGGCCAGGCTGCGAAATTATTTGCGAAGACCTCCAAGCATTTATAAA GCATTTAAATACGGAACACACGTTAGACGACCGATCGACCGCTCAAGCTCGTGTTCAAATGCAAGTAGTTTCGCAGCTGGAACTCCAGCTGCAGAAAGAGCGCGACCGTTTGCAGGCCATGATGCACCATCTCCACTTGTCGAAACAGCTAAGCTCTCCTGAACCCCACAAAGATGGTTCAGTTGTAACACCCACAAAAATGGCCGTAAACACGTCGCTGTCCCAACCGTCAGTATCAATAGGGCCCATGGTGTCCGCAGTCCGGTCCCCGGTGCTGCACTCTCCTGCTGCCAATGTCGCCGGCCCAATACGGAGGCGGCTAAATGATAAATCAGCACTTTCGCTAGCAGGAG GTCTTCCCTACATGCTCGAGAGGGCAGGCCTTGATGTCCAACAAG AAATACAAAGGAACAgggaattttacaaaaacgcGGATGTGCGACCTCCGTTTACTTATGCTTCGTTAATACGCCAG TCAATTATAGAATCCCCGGATAAACAATTGACTCTAAATGAAATTTACAACTGGTTCCAGAACACTTTCTGTTACTTTAGAAGAAATGCAGCGACTTGGAAG AACGCGATACGCACCAATCTCTCACTCCACAAGTGTTTTGTGCGCTACGAAGACGACTTTGGGTCATTCTGGATGGTGGATGATGCTGAATTCGTGAAGCGCCGCCACCTGTCGCGTGGTCGGCCGCGGAAATATGACCCAACCCCATCACCCACTCCACCCCACTGCGCACA GGGCGCCACGTCGAAAAGCCCGACATTAAATCACAGTCCGACCCTGTACGGTGACCATCTGTCGGCGAACGTGCAG TTTATGCAGGCTTCGTTAATGGACGATAACAATTTGTCGTTTATAACGGGGGCTTCGTCGTTGCCTAGCAGGCCCAGAGACAGCTCCGAATCCCCGGTGCACGACACGCACATGAG GTCTCCTCCAATGAACGGAGGTCTGCACATCAAGCAGGAGAGCATGATGAATCAGGAGCACCACGTAACGCGAGAGCAGGAGCAGATGCACCACATAATCAAGCGCGAGATTCACTCGGAATACGACGAGATAGAGCCGGAGCACCCGCAGAGGGACACCATGGCCGAAGATCTCACAATTGCTTCCGAACACAACGACACAAGCGTACTGGACGCGTAG